Below is a window of Gaiellales bacterium DNA.
GCTCACGCTCGCGAAGCGCATCGTCGAGGCGCTGGGCGGCCGCATCGAGGCGTCGAGCACGCCGGAGCGCGGCTCGCGATTCGACGTCTCGGTGCCGACGCGGGCGTAGCAGTCCCTGCGGGAGACCTGGCTAGGCTGCCGCCGTGGGCTTCCGCGCAATCTCTCCCGGCGAGCCGGACTGGATCACCCGGCCGCGCGAGCCCGGCGAGCCGGCCCGGCACGTCGCCGAGTTGAGCGAGCTCGCGGGCTTCGCCCACTCGCGCGCGAACGTCTGGCGCTACGAGCCCGGCGCCCGCGGCCGCCGCCACCGCCACCCCACGCACGAGGAGACGTTCGTCGTCCTGGAGGGGACGCTCTCGATGTACCTGGGCGACGACCCGGAGCGGTGCGACATGCAGGCGGGCGGCATCGTCCATGTCGAGGCGGGAACGGCGCTCCAGGCGGCGAACCACGGCGCCGAGGAGCTGCTCGTCTACGTGTACGGGGCGCCGCCCGAGACCGAGGACGAGCGCGTCGAGCTGCTCGAGCCGGCCGTCTAGCAGCCGCCCGTGACGGTCGCCTTCGCCGCCCAGGATCTGCGCAAGCGCTTCGGCCGCACCGTCGCGCTCGACGGCGTCAGCCTGCACGTCGACGCGGGCGAGCTGGTCGGGCTGCTCGGCCCGAACGGCGCCGGCAAGTCGACGCTCGTCAAGATCGGCTGCGGCCTCGTGCGCCCGACCGCCGGTACGGCGACGGTGTGCGG
It encodes the following:
- a CDS encoding cupin domain-containing protein, whose product is MGFRAISPGEPDWITRPREPGEPARHVAELSELAGFAHSRANVWRYEPGARGRRHRHPTHEETFVVLEGTLSMYLGDDPERCDMQAGGIVHVEAGTALQAANHGAEELLVYVYGAPPETEDERVELLEPAV